Below is a genomic region from Lineus longissimus chromosome 16, tnLinLong1.2, whole genome shotgun sequence.
AGAACGCTCACACCCACCCAGTCCTGCTGACCTTcgtgaacatggtgaaagagatcgTACAATTACAGAGAGACAAGGATGAGGAGGAAAGCAAGGCCGAAAAGGAACCCTATAAAAAAATCGGTCATAGTGCCGAAGATGGTACGTTGTCATGGTTACTGTTGCAACCTATAAATGAACTAATGCTGGCTGCCTGCGGCGGCCCTTTTTTCTCTTCGGTTTCGCTCAATGTATGGCGGCATGTAGAAGAAGCAGAGGCCGCTCAACTATACCTAGTATACCAGACTTATCAATacacccccacccccaaccTCAACGCGTTTTAGTACATTAGGCACGACTGAAAAAGGCCCGAGTCTAAAGATGGTTGATTAGAAGAAATAATTGACACCATTTCTCAATGAATTCCAGTGGTGGAGCTCGGAGCTAACATCGAAAAGAAAGAAGACGACAACAGGGAGGCCGTGGAGAAGAACGCAAGACGACGAAAGGCATTGCAGGCCCAGTGGTTCCTTGCCTACACCTTGCTCAACAACCTCCCGCTGAGGGCCACCAGGAAGCACTACATTGATGCTGAGAAAGAGAGGCTACAGAAACGGTTCAAGAAGCAGGCAGGCGAACTGGCCGTGGAGGTTGAGGACCCAGGAGCAGAGAATGATGGCCATGGACTGGGAGTCGAGCTGGCCACGGATTTTAAAGACCCAGGagcagaaaatgagaaaaataacGCAGCTTTTGCTAAGGGATTAGAAGTTTCTACGTTATGAAAAAGGAGCAATACAGTTGGGCCTCTTTGAGACCACTGGAGGATGGGCCCATGCCATAGTGACGTACATCGAACACACTGATTTGGTGTCAGAAATCCCCTTGGAGTTTTGTTACAGAAATATAAATTGGCTGATCATCCAGCCGCACCATTATTCCCGCCATTTCTGACAGTTCATCGGAAGACTATGTCAGGATGACAATGGCTAAGATTTGCATGATCCGTTATAGAGATTTACCTTCATTTATAAATTATATTGCAAGGGTTTTCTGGGCTTCTTTGGTTTGTGGCCCCCGAAAGGTGGGTTCCTaaagaggttctattgtattgAAAAACTGGAAGAAAGTTTGTAATGCGCCTAAATAAtaattgtgatttttttttaatttacgAGCGCAAAAATATAGCTACGCGATCATCTGGCGGCTTACAgttatgtatatatgtatataatcTGCTACAGTAGTTGCAAGCCTACAATAGTGCCATAATTCGTTCAtccatttgtttatttttattattcttTTTATCTGACCAATTTTTAACTTTTTgtatgtacgtacatgtatgtaccccGACGTGTAGCATTTCACATGGACTTGTGTTATGGAGTGAGCAATTTATCCAATGAAAATTTCATCAATGCAGCCATCATTCAAAGGTTGTATATTGGCGTTTGATCGTTCAATGAACGGAAAACGCCTAGTGAAATTACTATAggcacggatgtatagcactgTACAAAAAATGAGTTAGGCACTTATGTTATTAGTGTGAcgttatattacatgtatatatatatacgattGCCACTGATTGTATTATTGGGTAGTATATAAAATAAAACACTGTCACTATTTTCCCAACTTGTTTGTAATTTCTCATGACTGCTGGTGTCAGATGGTGAGGACTTAGAAATATAACATGATTTAGCCCCAACTATCTATAAAATACCCTGTCGAAAAAAggtgtagggttagggttagggatCACATTGAATAGTTTATCAGCCAGAATGAATCcttatccctcagatgaccccATTCCCTCGAGTTCAACTTGAATGGATTATCACCTGCATAAATCCCTAACCATCATAAAGCCCCCAGCGGTCAAACTAACGCATTAGCTACGATTTTGAGTATCGAAACCCCTTTGTAAAATCACCTAAACCACTCCACCCACAAGAAAAAAAACTTAGGGAAAACTCCACATGACCACCTGAAAACTCTCCATTGGTTGTAATCTAAAAACTTCCTAACACAGTAAATAACCAagtgcgcattcgtatttcccgcgttaaGTGGTTGTGAACTAATAGTAGCGTCACCTATTAGCCTAAGAAAATATCCGACCTTCCCTGATGTGGAAATCGGAGATATAATAAAACGCTTAGATGAACTATGGTCCGATTTTATGAGGTGATCGTTATGTAAATATATCGATTACAAGTCGAACCGCGAAGATATGTTTGCGCCTGTCTGGTCAAAGGTTTGTCAGAACATACCACTCAAGAGGTCTGCTCGACTGTCTCTGATTTCAATCGCATGCCTTCGAAATTGGTAGGTAGAAAATGGTAAACAAAATTTACAGCCTCTAGGAGTCTAGCAACGGCGTACATCAGCTGTATATCGTGTACATAAAGCGTGGTGGTGGTGTaaacggaaagatagtccctcgtaTCATAGAGTCCTTCGCAAATGCCTGTGCATTATTCACACGTACCTGTGCTATGTGCATGACCATGTGTACACATGGTCCATAGGGGCTTGACTTGACGTGCTCCACCCTGAAAACAAAACCTTACCCAGTTGCCAAAATTGCTTTCCAGTGTTGATGCTGGCAACACTTTCACCTTGTTATAACCGATTAACCGACCTGTCAAATGAATTCTAAGTAATCGAAGTTCTTCTAATTTCAGCACGATTAAACGAACACTGAACACAATGATGGAAAACAAAGCTGAAGCGATGCTGGCCAGACTGGATGAAACACAGGTCCAGCTGCTAAAGGAAAACTGCATCTTAGTTGATGAATCTGATAAGGCTATTGGATCAGCAACAAAGAAGGACTGTCACTTATTATCAAATATAGATAAAGGTGAGGAATCATCGTCAGGCTTGAGataaggtgggggggggggtgatgccACAACTTGATCCATTTCAACCCCTGTCCCTCAAAAATGTGCCTCTGTAGTCCAGCTATGCCTCAGCTTATGGACAGGCTGAGTTTCGTTTAATGCAAGGTGATTAAAATTGACAACCAGAAGTACAGTAATAGTACATATACCTGACGGCTTTTGAAATATGGAAATGTAAATAAATTTTGTGTCTGTTTTCTTTTCAGGGATGCTTCACAGAGCGTTTAGCGTTTTCTTATTCAACGAAAAAAATGAGTTGCTCCTACAACAAAGGTCAGATGCCAAAATCACATTCCCAGGTAGGACAGAGCTCAGTTGTTTTCAAAGGTATCCCCATTTTGAATAAGATGTCAAAGGTTGGTTGGTAGGCTGCGTGCTGCTTGGTTATATGAAAGAAAAGGATCTCATAAGCCATTTGCTGAATCTGCCTGGCCTTCTCTACCCTTTTTGTTTAAAACTTTAATTTCAGGACATTTCACGAATACATGTTGCAGTCATCCATTGAATTATGATTCCGAGTTGGAGGAGGAAAATGCTGTCGGGGTAAAGAGAGCTGCACAGCGGAAACTTGGACATGAACTAGGAATAACACCATTTGAGGTAAGACTGTAAGTTTATTGAGGCTCTCTCCTTTGATCACAATTTGACAATTTCCCTCAATAATTGCGTCTGGAATTAAGTTGTACCCAATAATTGTAAGAGCTAGGGCTACATACATGTTTTAgttttaaatgaatttccttgCCTTCTTCAAAAACTTGTATGTTACTTGTTGTCTTCCAGGTTCCCGTTGAAAATTTCCATTACCTCACTCGAATTCATTACAAGGCTGACAATGTCCCAGCGGATGGTACGTTTGGCGAACATGAAGTAGACTATATCCTCTTCATAAAAGGAGATGTGAGTGTCGTAccaaatgaaaacgaggtcaagAGTCACCGATACGTCAGTAAAGAAGAGTTAGCACAATTCATTGGTAAGTTTTATAAGACAGCACTGTGCCTAGTCCTGAATTGCTGAATTGAGAGACATACTGCGACCGAGACGTACCCTGACCAAGGGAGATGACCGAGGTATTTGACGTGACCAAAGATCTCCTAATTCTAAATTAATATGTACACGTATGTAAATATTGGATTTATGCTTTATTGTTATTTAACTTTCTCTCCAGAAACATCACAAGAGACAAACACGCTTATTACGCCGTGGTTTCAGCTCATCGTCGACAAATTCTTGTATAACTGGTGGGATAGCCTCGATAGTCTGGAGGCCTTAGAGGACCACAAAACGATACACAGGATGTTATGAGACAGGCTACTGGACAATACAAACTCGCCCAAAAAGTGGATCAATTAATTTTGCTCAgtaccttatacatgtataaaaaaacattttcacctGATGGTGGCCAAATGATGACTCGTGAGTAAATTGCTGAAACAAAGTCAGATTCCGGCTCATACGAAACATGTAGTCCATCCATAAGTGTTATGTATACTATAATATGGATGAGTTTCTATTTTGTAAACTGATTTTCTTCTGTCAGTGTCAGAATCATAGTAGGTTTTCTAGTCAACTCCAATCAATTTAGATGTGAAGTTCATATTAATGAATATTTATGATGCTCTTAATGAAATAAATAGACGTCATTTTGGactaattttgttttgttggtgTAACTAAGAAATCAAGTGATGAAAGGTCTGTTctctgttttccagagaacagaccCCAGCCCCATCCACTACGTTCTgcaggagttctaattgctttatgatttcaaattctagccactACGTTTTgcaggagttctaattgctttatgatttcaaattctagccactACGTTTTgcaggagttctaattgctttatgatttcaaattctagccactACGTTCTgcaggagttctaattgctttatgatttcaaattctagccactACGTTCTgcaggagttctaattgctttatgatttcaaattctagccactACGTTCTgcaggagttctaattgctttatgatttcaaattctagccactACGTTCTgcaggagttctaattgctttgtaatttcaaattctagccatTACGTTTTGCaggagttcttattgctttatgatttcaaattctagccaaaatggcggtgcctaccTGTGGTGAACCCTTAATGGCGAATTTCGCTTCTTGGTCATGGCACCTTCAAAAATCTCCTCTGGCTCTGTGTCAAGAATGTGTATCTCAATCCACAACTCGCCTATACTGTGTTGATGCAACTTTTGGAAATAAGCACTATTAATCTTAGGAAAAGAAGCAGCAGCAATAACTAGGAAAATGCGGAAGGAAAATATTAAAAATCTACGCCTCtccggccgggaatcgaaccccgAACCCGGGTCTCCCGCGTGACAGGCGGGGATACTTACCACTATACTACCGAAGATTGCTGAGAGCTTGAAGTCAGATTCCAGATCATACGAAACATGTAGTCCACCCATAAGTGTTATGTATGATGTGGATGAGTTTCTATTTTGTATTAAAAGTGATTTCTTCTGTCAGTAACAGAATCATAGTAGATTTTCTGGTCAACTCCAATCAATTTTGATGTGAAGTTCATATTAATTAATATTTATAATGCTCTTAATGAAATAAATAGACTTAGCAAAAGAAGCAGCAGCAATAACTAGGAAAATGCGGAAggaaaatattaaaaatgtATGCCTCtccggccgggaatcgaacccgggtctcCCGCGTGACAGGCGGGGATACTTACCACTATACTACCGAAGATTGCTGAGAGCTTGAAGTCAGATTCCACATCATACGAAACATGTAGTCCACCCATAAGTGTTATGTATGATATGGATGAGTTTCTATTTTGTATTAAAAGTGATTTTCTTCTGTCAGTTCAGAATCATAGTAGATTTTCTAGTCAACTCCAATCAATATTGATGTGAAGTTGATATTAATGAATATTTATAATGCTCTATTGAAATAAATATACGTCATTTTGGactaattttgttttgttggtgTAACTAAGAAATCAAGTGATGAAAGGTCTGTTCTCtgctttccagagaacagacCCCAGCCCCATCCACTACGTTTTGCAggagttccaattgctttatgatttcaaattctagccactACGTTTTGCaggagttcttattgctttatgatttcaaattctagccactACGTTTTGCAggagttccaattgctttatgatttcaaattctagccaaaatggcgtgCCTACCTGTGGTGAACCCTTAATGGCCCAATTTCGCTTCTTGGTCATGGCACCCTCAAAAATCCAATCTGGCTCTGTGTCAAGAATGTGTATCTCAATCCGCCACTCGCCTTTACTGTGTTGATGCAACTTTTGGAAATAAGCACTATTAATCTTTGGAAAAGAAGCAGCAGCAATAACTAggaaaatattaaaaatgtATGCCTCtccggccgggaatcgaacccgggtctcCCGCGTGACAGGCGGGGATACTTACCACTATACTACCGAAGATTGCTGAGAGCTTGAAGTCAGATTCCAGATCATACGAAACATGTAGTCCACCCATAAGTGTTATGTATGATATGGATGAGTTTCTATTTTGTATTAAAAGTGATTTTCTTCTGTCAGTCACAGAATCATAGTAGATTTTCTAGTCAACTCCAATCAATTTTGATGTGAAGTTCATATTAATGAATATTTATAATGCTCTTAATGAAATAAATAGACGTCATTTTGGactaattttgttttgttggtgTAACTAAGAAATCAAGTGATGAAAGGTCTGTTctctgttttccagagaacagaccCCAGCCCCATCCACTACGTTCTGCAGGAGTTCCAATTGCTCtatgatttcaaattctagccactACGTTTTgcaggagttctaattgctttatgatttcaaattctagccactACGTTTTGCAGGAGTTCAAATTGCTTcatgatttcaaattctagccaaaatggcggtgcctaccTGTGGTGAACCCTTAATGGCCAATTTCGCTTCTTGGTCATGGCACCTTCAAAAATCTCCACTGGCTCTGTGTCAAGAATGTGTATCTCAATCCACCACTTTGCAGGAGTTCCAATTGCTTcatgatttcaaattctagccaaaatggcggtgcctaccTGTGGTGAACCCTTAATGGCCAATTTCGCTTCTTGGTCATGGCACCCTCAAAAATCTCCACTGGCTCTGTGTCAAGAATGTGTATCTCAATCCACCACTCGCCTTTACTGTGTTGATGCAACTTTTGGAAATAAGCACTATTAATCTTAGCAAAAGAAGCAGCAGCAATAACTAGGAAAATGCGGAAggaaaatattaaaaatgtATGCCTCtccggccgggaatcgaacccgggtctcCCGCGTGACAGGCGGGGATACTTACCACTATACTACCGAAGATTGCTGAGAGCTTGAAGTCAGATTCCAGATCATACGAAACATGTAGTCCACCCATAAGTGTTATGTATGATATGGATGAGTTTCTATTTTGTATTAAAAGTGATTTTCTTCTGTCAGTAACAGAATCTTAGTAGATTTTCTAGTCAACTCCAATCTATTTTGATGTGAAGTTCATATTAATGAATATTTATAATGCTCTATTGAAATAAATAGACTTAGTAAAAGAAGTAGCAGCAATGACTTGGAAAATGCGGACGGAAAATATTAAAAATCTATGCCTCTCCGGCCGGGAATCGGACCCGGGTCTCCCGCGTGACAGGCGGGGATACTTACCACTATACTACCGAAGATTGCTGAGAGCTTGAAGTCAGATTCAAGATCATAGGAAACATGTAGTCCACCCATAAGTGTTATGTATGATATGGATGAGTTTCTATTTTGTATTAAAAGTGATTTTCTTCTGTCAGTAACAGAATCATAGTAGATTTTCTAGTCAACTCCAATCAATTTTGATGTGAAGTTCATATTAATTACTatttactagcatatacccatggagcggacaaagttgaaatgtaatatacattagttaaatgggcacgatgattgaactacattaaatttctaacgttactgaagttttattaaaggttaaacacgcaatgaactgcatttagggacttatttctgctatctacatgcagcccccaatagattgattggagtacgctattttacacaatacattgagaccagtgacagcaggtcctattccaaataaggccctcacatattaggcatatcacctacccactcccgtacccaatgccactgtcggaccaaagccaggtgcatggagagatgcagaacgcaattcaaactgacaacatcagtcagtaaagaataaatcaaagagcaagcgctggccactgtacatattttgtccatcctggcataactgtttattgataccctgactgcatgttccggtaggccactctgcagaatttgccttatcactcaggtcagtgtttctcgaatagaactaaaatagaataggctaatcattaatctccctgctaataccctgcaccatggaccaggttgtgtagcactacatacgtgctggaagctaatactgatgtggcagggagaatatgcgtgaaatttgtgtatgcttttgagaatgagcggagctctccaatcgacgtgctctctgaaaagttgttatttattctaaaaccacgaagatattcgacgtatgacaccctcagtgacactcttacgtatgatccagacctacgaagccaaaggttgcaagaattcgacgcatttccaaggcccaattttgaaacaaaaattacctcctaattagcggccacaacgcgcattatagtatagataatGCTCTAATGAAATAAATAGACTTAGGAAAAGAAGCAGCAGCAATAACTAGGAAAATGCGGAAggaaaatattaaaaatgtACGCCTCtccggccgggaatcgaacccaggtCTCCCGCGTGACAGGCGGGGATACTTACCACTATACTACCGAAGATTGCTGAGAGCTTGAAGTCAGATTCCAGATCATACCAAACATGTAGTCCACCCATAAGTGTTATGTGTGATATGGATGAGTTTCTATTTTGTATTAAAAGTGATTTTCTTCTGTCAGTAACAGAATCTTAGTAGATTTTCTAGTCAACTCCAATCAATTTTGATGTGAAGTTCATATTAATGAATATTTATAATGCTCTATTGAAATAAATAGACTTAGTAAAAGAAGTAGCAGCAATGACTTGGAAAATGCGGCTGGAAAATATTAAAAATCTATGCCTCtccggccgggaatcgaacccgggtctcCCGCGTGACAGGCGGGGATACTTACCACTATACTACCGAAGATTGCTGAGAGCTTGAAGTCAGATTCCAGATCATACGAAACATGTAGTCCACCCATAAGTGTTATGTATGATATGGATGAGTTTCTATTTTGTATTAAAAGTGATTTTCTTCTGTCAGTCACAGAATCATAGTAGATTTTCTAGTCAACTCCAATCAATTTTGATGTGAAGTTCATATTAATTACTATTTACTAGCATATtgccatggagcgggcaaagttgaaatgtaatatacattagttaaatgggcacgatgattgaacgacattaaatttctaacgttactgaagttttattaaaggttaaacacgcaatgaactgcatttagggacttatttctgctatctacatgcaacccccaatagattgattggagtacgctattttacacaatgcattgagaccagtgacagcaggtcctattccaaata
It encodes:
- the LOC135500398 gene encoding isopentenyl-diphosphate Delta-isomerase 1-like isoform X1, translated to MFAPVWSKVCQNIPLKRSARLSLISIACLRNCTIKRTLNTMMENKAEAMLARLDETQVQLLKENCILVDESDKAIGSATKKDCHLLSNIDKGMLHRAFSVFLFNEKNELLLQQRSDAKITFPGHFTNTCCSHPLNYDSELEEENAVGVKRAAQRKLGHELGITPFEVPVENFHYLTRIHYKADNVPADGTFGEHEVDYILFIKGDVSVVPNENEVKSHRYVSKEELAQFIETSQETNTLITPWFQLIVDKFLYNWWDSLDSLEALEDHKTIHRML
- the LOC135500398 gene encoding isopentenyl-diphosphate Delta-isomerase 1-like isoform X2 is translated as MPSKLVGRKCTIKRTLNTMMENKAEAMLARLDETQVQLLKENCILVDESDKAIGSATKKDCHLLSNIDKGMLHRAFSVFLFNEKNELLLQQRSDAKITFPGHFTNTCCSHPLNYDSELEEENAVGVKRAAQRKLGHELGITPFEVPVENFHYLTRIHYKADNVPADGTFGEHEVDYILFIKGDVSVVPNENEVKSHRYVSKEELAQFIETSQETNTLITPWFQLIVDKFLYNWWDSLDSLEALEDHKTIHRML
- the LOC135500398 gene encoding isopentenyl-diphosphate Delta-isomerase 1-like isoform X3, encoding MMENKAEAMLARLDETQVQLLKENCILVDESDKAIGSATKKDCHLLSNIDKGMLHRAFSVFLFNEKNELLLQQRSDAKITFPGHFTNTCCSHPLNYDSELEEENAVGVKRAAQRKLGHELGITPFEVPVENFHYLTRIHYKADNVPADGTFGEHEVDYILFIKGDVSVVPNENEVKSHRYVSKEELAQFIETSQETNTLITPWFQLIVDKFLYNWWDSLDSLEALEDHKTIHRML